One window of the Klebsiella oxytoca genome contains the following:
- the serB gene encoding phosphoserine phosphatase, whose protein sequence is MPNSLTWCDLPEDVSLWPGLPLSLSGDEVMPLDYHAGRSGWLLYGRGLNKRRLTEWQRELGAALVIVASWAVDDYQVIRLAGSLTLRATRLAHEAGFDVAPLGKIPHLRTPGLLVMDMDSTAIQIECIDEIAKLAGTGELVSEVTERAMRGELDFTASLRQRVATLKDADANILLQVRETLPLMPGLTQLVLKLETLGWKVAIASGGFTFFAEYLRDKLHLDAVFANELEIMDGKLTGNVIGDIVDAKYKANVLRKLAEKYEIPPAQTVAIGDGANDLPMIKAAGLGIAYHAKPKVNELAEVTIRHADLMGVFCILSGSMNQK, encoded by the coding sequence ATGCCAAACAGTTTGACCTGGTGCGACCTGCCTGAAGATGTTTCCCTGTGGCCTGGATTGCCGCTTTCCCTGAGCGGTGATGAGGTCATGCCGTTGGATTATCATGCCGGACGCAGCGGCTGGCTGCTGTATGGTCGCGGTCTTAACAAGCGTCGTCTGACCGAGTGGCAGCGCGAACTGGGCGCAGCTCTGGTGATTGTTGCCTCCTGGGCTGTTGACGACTATCAGGTGATTCGACTGGCTGGCTCTTTAACGCTGCGAGCGACCCGTCTGGCCCATGAGGCCGGGTTTGACGTCGCGCCGCTGGGTAAAATCCCCCATTTGCGTACGCCGGGCCTGCTGGTCATGGATATGGACTCGACGGCGATCCAGATTGAGTGCATTGATGAAATCGCCAAACTGGCCGGTACCGGCGAGCTGGTCTCGGAAGTGACCGAGCGCGCGATGCGCGGCGAGCTTGATTTCACCGCCAGCCTGCGTCAGCGGGTGGCAACACTAAAAGATGCCGATGCAAATATTTTGCTGCAGGTACGCGAAACGCTGCCGCTGATGCCGGGCCTGACCCAGCTGGTGCTGAAGCTGGAAACGCTTGGCTGGAAAGTGGCGATCGCCTCCGGCGGCTTTACCTTCTTTGCCGAGTATCTGCGCGACAAGCTGCATCTGGACGCGGTGTTTGCCAACGAACTGGAGATTATGGACGGTAAGCTGACTGGCAACGTTATCGGCGATATCGTCGATGCGAAATACAAAGCCAATGTGCTGCGCAAACTGGCGGAAAAGTATGAAATCCCGCCGGCGCAAACCGTCGCCATTGGCGATGGCGCGAACGATCTGCCGATGATCAAAGCGGCAGGGCTCGGCATCGCCTACCATGCTAAGCCGAAAGTCAATGAACTGGCGGAAGTAACAATCCGTCATGCTGACCTGATGGGAGTATTCTGTATTCTCTCCGGCAGCATGAATCAAAAGTAA
- the radA gene encoding DNA repair protein RadA, with product MAKAPKRAFVCNECGADYPRWQGQCSACHAWNTITEMRIAASPQVARNERLSGYAGNAGVSKVQKLSDISLEALPRFSTGFKEFDRVLGGGVVPGSAILIGGNPGAGKSTLLLQTLCKLSEGMKTLYVTGEESLQQVAMRAHRLGLPTANLNMLSETSIEQICQIADEEKPQLMVIDSIQVMHMADVQSSPGSVAQVRETAAYLTRFAKTRGVAIVMVGHVTKDGSLAGPKVLEHCIDCSVLLDGDADSRFRTLRSHKNRFGAVNELGVFAMTEQGLREVSNPSAIFLSRGDEVTSGSSVMVVWEGTRPLLVEIQALVDHSMMSNPRRVAVGLEQNRLAILLAVLHRHGGLQMADQDVFVNVVGGVKVTETSADLALLLAMVSSLRDRPLPQDLVVFGEVGLAGEIRPVPSGQERISEAAKHGFRRAIVPAANVPKKVPEGMQIFGVKKLADALSVFDDL from the coding sequence GTGGCGAAAGCTCCAAAACGCGCATTTGTCTGTAATGAATGCGGTGCGGATTATCCGCGCTGGCAGGGGCAGTGCAGCGCCTGTCATGCCTGGAATACCATCACCGAGATGCGCATAGCCGCTTCGCCGCAGGTGGCAAGAAACGAGCGTCTGTCAGGCTACGCCGGGAATGCCGGCGTATCGAAAGTACAAAAGCTCTCGGATATCAGCCTGGAAGCGCTGCCGCGCTTTTCTACCGGATTTAAAGAGTTTGACCGCGTGCTCGGCGGCGGCGTGGTGCCGGGGAGCGCGATCCTGATCGGCGGTAACCCCGGAGCCGGTAAGTCGACGCTGCTGCTGCAGACCCTGTGTAAGCTGTCTGAAGGCATGAAGACGCTGTACGTCACCGGAGAAGAGTCGCTTCAGCAGGTGGCGATGCGCGCCCACCGTTTAGGGCTGCCGACGGCCAACCTCAATATGCTGTCAGAAACCAGTATTGAGCAGATTTGCCAGATTGCTGACGAAGAAAAGCCGCAGCTGATGGTTATCGACTCTATTCAGGTCATGCATATGGCCGACGTGCAGTCGTCGCCTGGCAGCGTGGCCCAGGTGCGCGAAACGGCGGCTTATTTAACGCGCTTTGCCAAGACCCGAGGCGTGGCTATCGTCATGGTCGGCCACGTCACCAAAGACGGCTCGCTGGCCGGGCCAAAGGTGCTGGAGCACTGTATCGACTGCTCCGTTCTGCTCGACGGCGATGCCGATTCGCGTTTCCGTACTTTGCGCAGCCATAAAAACCGCTTCGGCGCCGTTAATGAGCTGGGCGTATTCGCCATGACCGAGCAGGGTCTGCGCGAAGTCAGCAACCCGTCCGCCATCTTCCTCAGCCGTGGCGATGAAGTCACTTCCGGCAGCTCGGTGATGGTGGTCTGGGAAGGTACTCGCCCGCTGCTGGTGGAGATCCAGGCGCTGGTCGATCATTCGATGATGTCCAACCCGCGCCGCGTGGCGGTAGGGCTGGAGCAAAACCGTCTGGCGATTCTGCTGGCGGTGCTACACCGTCACGGTGGCCTGCAGATGGCTGACCAGGACGTGTTCGTTAACGTTGTTGGCGGGGTGAAGGTCACCGAGACCAGCGCCGACCTGGCGCTGCTGCTGGCAATGGTTTCCAGCCTGCGCGACCGTCCGCTGCCGCAGGATCTGGTGGTTTTTGGCGAGGTGGGGCTGGCCGGCGAAATCCGTCCGGTGCCGAGCGGCCAGGAGCGTATATCTGAAGCGGCTAAGCATGGCTTTCGTCGCGCTATCGTTCCGGCGGCTAATGTGCCGAAAAAAGTGCCGGAAGGAATGCAGATCTTTGGCGTGAAGAAGCTTGCGGACGCACTAAGCGTCTTTGACGACTTATAA
- a CDS encoding YtjB family periplasmic protein: MVRAKLKFRLHRAVIVLICLALLVALMQGASWFSQNSQKQRNPQLEELARTLAQQVTLNLAPLLRSETPDEKRISQLLEQLTHKSRILDAGVYDEQGDLVARSGESVEVRDRLALDGKKAGGYFNQQIVEPIQGKNGPLGYLRLTLDTHTLATEAKQVDNTTNILRLMLLLSLAIGVVLTRTLLQGKRTHWQQSPFLLTANKPVKDEDKDESE, from the coding sequence ATGGTACGCGCAAAACTTAAATTCCGGCTGCACCGCGCGGTGATAGTTCTGATCTGTCTCGCGCTCCTCGTCGCCCTGATGCAGGGCGCCTCGTGGTTCAGCCAGAACAGCCAGAAGCAGCGCAATCCGCAGCTGGAAGAACTGGCCCGCACGCTTGCCCAGCAGGTCACGCTCAACCTGGCGCCGCTGCTGCGCAGCGAGACGCCTGATGAAAAGCGGATTAGCCAGCTGCTGGAACAGCTTACCCACAAAAGCCGGATCCTCGACGCTGGCGTGTACGACGAACAGGGCGATCTGGTAGCGCGCTCAGGCGAAAGCGTCGAAGTACGCGATCGGCTGGCGCTGGACGGAAAAAAAGCGGGCGGCTACTTCAATCAGCAAATCGTCGAGCCTATTCAGGGTAAAAACGGCCCGCTCGGCTATCTGCGCCTGACGCTGGATACTCATACCTTAGCTACCGAAGCTAAGCAGGTGGATAATACCACCAACATATTGCGCCTGATGCTGCTGCTATCGCTGGCCATCGGGGTGGTCCTGACGCGCACTCTGCTGCAGGGTAAACGTACCCACTGGCAGCAATCGCCTTTCCTGCTTACCGCCAATAAGCCTGTAAAGGATGAAGATAAAGATGAATCAGAATAA